A stretch of the Pedobacter sp. MC2016-14 genome encodes the following:
- the rplM gene encoding 50S ribosomal protein L13 — protein MNTLSYKTVSANAKTANKQWVVVDAQGEILGRLSSKIAMIIRGKNKPDYTPHVDCGDNVIVINADKVKLTGNKMNDKVYTSYTGYPGGQRFISPKELLAKHPTRVIEKAVRGMLPKTKLGAKLYTNLYVYAGGEHPHEAQSPKTITL, from the coding sequence GTGAATACGTTAAGTTACAAAACTGTCTCTGCCAATGCAAAAACTGCTAACAAACAGTGGGTTGTTGTTGATGCACAAGGCGAGATTTTGGGGCGCTTGTCATCGAAGATCGCAATGATCATCCGTGGTAAAAACAAGCCTGATTACACCCCACACGTAGACTGCGGTGATAACGTTATTGTTATCAATGCAGACAAGGTTAAGTTGACCGGAAACAAGATGAACGATAAGGTGTATACATCTTATACAGGATATCCAGGTGGTCAGCGTTTCATTTCTCCTAAAGAGTTATTGGCGAAACATCCTACACGTGTTATCGAGAAAGCTGTTCGTGGTATGTTACCTAAGACTAAACTTGGTGCTAAATTATACACCAATCTTTACGTTTATGCAGGTGGAGAGCATCCACACGAGGCACAATCACCAAAAACCATTACACTTTAA
- the frr gene encoding ribosome recycling factor — protein sequence MNDLIKKQLQDAQANMDRAIDHCENELTKIRAGKASAGMLEGIYVDYYGSSTGLSQVASITTPDARTLIVQPWEKNMLVPIERAIMEANIGINPQNDGVVIRLVVPPLTEERRRDLVKKVKEEAERGKITVRNIRKDANEKIKKLKAESVAEDEIKVGEAEVQKITDAYIIKVDKHAELKEKDIMTV from the coding sequence ATGAATGACCTCATAAAGAAACAACTTCAGGATGCGCAGGCTAACATGGATAGGGCGATAGATCATTGTGAAAATGAATTGACCAAAATCCGTGCTGGTAAGGCCTCTGCAGGTATGCTTGAAGGAATATATGTAGATTATTATGGTAGCTCTACAGGTTTGTCCCAGGTAGCAAGTATTACTACTCCAGATGCACGTACGCTGATTGTACAGCCATGGGAGAAGAATATGTTGGTTCCTATTGAACGCGCCATTATGGAGGCTAATATTGGGATTAATCCTCAAAATGATGGTGTAGTAATTAGACTTGTAGTACCTCCTTTGACCGAAGAACGTAGAAGAGACCTGGTAAAAAAGGTTAAAGAAGAAGCGGAAAGAGGAAAAATTACAGTACGTAACATCCGTAAAGATGCCAATGAAAAGATAAAAAAACTGAAGGCAGAAAGCGTAGCCGAAGATGAAATTAAAGTGGGCGAAGCAGAAGTTCAGAAAATAACTGATGCTTATATCATTAAGGTTGATAAGCACGCGGAGTTAAAAGAGAAAGATATCATGACAGTTTAA
- a CDS encoding ABC transporter ATP-binding protein encodes MNLLIQYLKEYKWVVVLALFLAAVNIGFSLLDPYITGRIVDRFIEKKDALERSQYIWGVLGLVGLGVGAAMVSRIAKNFQDYFTSIIVQKVGAKMYADGLKHSLELPYQVFEDQRSGETLGILQKVRLDCEKFITAFISILFVSLIGMVFVIVYSAAVSYKVTLIYFSAIPIISFVSWFLSRKIKTIQKSIVSETTALAGSTTESLRNIELVKSLGLANQEIERLNKTTYKILGLELRKVKYVRSMSFVQGTTVNFVRSTMVVVLLILIFENTISPGQYFSFLFYSFFLFGPLQELGNVILAWREAEVSLGNFKQILNVPIDQKPVNPVKLNKITALSFKDVSFRHLTGKFNALNQISFNTHNGETIAFVGPSGSGKTTLVKLLVGLYQPGEGNVLYNDISSKDIDLDQLRERIGFVTQDTQLFAGTIRENLQFVRPGATDEECLKVLEQAASQNLMARAENGLDTVIGEGGVKVSGGEKQRLSIARALLRKPDILVFDEATSSLDSLTEEEITATIREVSDQTSHMTILIAHRLSTIRHADRIFVLEKGSIIEQGKHAELLAEKGLYYAMWRQQVGERVETN; translated from the coding sequence ATGAATTTATTAATACAATATTTAAAAGAATACAAGTGGGTAGTTGTACTGGCGCTTTTCCTGGCTGCGGTTAACATCGGTTTTTCTCTGCTCGATCCTTATATTACGGGAAGAATCGTAGATCGTTTTATAGAGAAAAAGGACGCATTGGAGCGCAGTCAGTACATATGGGGAGTACTGGGATTAGTTGGCTTGGGCGTTGGTGCTGCAATGGTTTCCAGAATTGCTAAAAATTTCCAGGATTATTTTACCAGCATTATTGTGCAAAAGGTAGGTGCAAAAATGTATGCAGACGGTTTAAAGCACTCTTTGGAGCTGCCTTATCAGGTTTTTGAAGATCAACGAAGTGGCGAAACCCTCGGTATTTTACAAAAGGTAAGGTTAGATTGCGAGAAATTCATTACTGCATTTATCAGTATTTTATTCGTTAGTTTAATTGGGATGGTGTTTGTCATCGTTTATTCCGCTGCGGTTAGTTATAAAGTAACGTTAATCTATTTTTCTGCCATACCGATCATCAGCTTTGTCAGCTGGTTTTTGAGCCGTAAAATTAAAACCATACAGAAAAGTATTGTTTCAGAAACTACTGCGTTGGCTGGCTCTACTACTGAATCTTTAAGAAATATTGAGTTGGTAAAAAGTCTGGGCCTGGCAAATCAGGAAATAGAGCGTCTGAACAAGACAACCTACAAAATTTTAGGACTGGAACTGCGCAAAGTTAAATATGTACGCAGCATGAGTTTTGTGCAGGGTACAACCGTAAACTTTGTTAGAAGTACTATGGTAGTAGTTTTGTTAATATTGATTTTTGAAAATACCATTTCTCCGGGGCAATACTTCTCCTTCTTGTTTTATTCCTTTTTCCTTTTTGGGCCATTACAGGAGCTTGGTAATGTAATTTTGGCCTGGAGAGAGGCGGAGGTATCATTAGGTAATTTTAAACAAATTTTAAATGTACCTATTGATCAGAAACCGGTAAATCCGGTTAAATTAAATAAAATCACTGCGCTTTCTTTTAAAGACGTTAGCTTTAGACACCTTACGGGCAAATTCAATGCTTTAAACCAGATCAGTTTTAATACCCACAATGGTGAAACGATCGCTTTTGTTGGTCCCTCAGGATCTGGAAAAACCACACTGGTTAAGCTTTTGGTAGGCTTGTATCAGCCAGGAGAAGGTAATGTGTTATATAATGATATCTCAAGTAAGGATATTGACTTGGATCAGCTACGTGAGCGGATTGGCTTTGTTACTCAGGATACCCAGTTATTTGCCGGCACGATAAGGGAAAACCTCCAGTTTGTGAGGCCGGGTGCTACTGATGAAGAATGTTTGAAGGTACTGGAGCAGGCTGCATCTCAAAATTTGATGGCCAGAGCAGAAAATGGTTTAGATACGGTGATCGGCGAGGGTGGCGTTAAAGTATCTGGTGGTGAAAAACAGCGGTTGTCTATTGCGCGTGCGCTATTACGTAAACCAGATATTCTGGTGTTTGACGAAGCAACATCTTCATTAGATTCATTAACAGAAGAAGAGATTACAGCAACGATCAGGGAGGTCTCTGATCAAACCAGCCACATGACCATATTGATCGCTCACAGGCTTTCTACCATTCGTCATGCCGATCGTATTTTCGTGTTGGAAAAAGGTAGTATTATTGAACAAGGAAAACATGCAGAATTGCTTGCAGAAAAAGGTCTGTATTATGCGATGTGGCGCCAGCAAGTAGGCGAACGGGTAGAGACTAATTAG
- a CDS encoding MFS transporter, giving the protein MDTPDITEKHDSYAALRYKEFRSYMGMRFFFTFAYQMQAVIIGFHIYHLTKDPLALGLVGLCEAIPAIGIALYGGYVADKSEKRGLLLKIFICVFICSLVMLVSTAHQMRPYIPESYIVPIMYLMVAIIGFARGFFSPANSALMAQIVPKALYPNASTWNSSSYMSASIVGPAAGGLIYGFFGITVTYIIILLFIFIALICIFFLNKHEAQYIPKESIYDSLTEGVQFVFKNKMMLGAMSLDLFSVFFGGAVALLPVFANDILKVGSEGLGFMRAAASSGAVITMLAMARFSPMNKPWRNLLIAVTGFGTSIICYGLSKSFYLTLFFLFMEGAFDSVSVIIRSTIMQLLTPDRMRGRVSAVNSMFIGSSNEIGAFESGLTAKLMRTVPAVVFGGCMTIAVAGITYLKTKQFTKVTLQDMNEQTN; this is encoded by the coding sequence TTGGACACTCCTGACATTACAGAAAAACACGATTCTTATGCGGCTTTGCGGTATAAAGAATTTCGCTCTTACATGGGCATGCGCTTCTTTTTCACTTTTGCTTATCAAATGCAGGCCGTTATCATCGGTTTCCATATTTATCACCTCACAAAAGACCCGCTTGCATTGGGCCTTGTTGGCTTATGCGAAGCTATACCAGCGATAGGGATCGCTTTATATGGCGGATACGTAGCTGATAAATCAGAGAAAAGAGGCTTGCTTCTTAAAATTTTTATCTGCGTATTTATATGTTCGCTGGTCATGCTGGTATCAACAGCGCATCAAATGCGACCATATATCCCCGAGTCTTACATCGTACCTATCATGTATCTTATGGTTGCTATCATTGGCTTTGCAAGGGGTTTCTTTAGCCCTGCAAACTCTGCATTGATGGCACAAATTGTACCTAAAGCCTTATATCCAAACGCCAGCACATGGAACAGCTCATCATATATGTCTGCCTCTATAGTGGGGCCTGCCGCGGGCGGACTCATTTATGGATTTTTTGGAATTACTGTTACGTATATCATCATCCTGCTTTTTATATTTATCGCTCTCATTTGTATCTTCTTCCTTAATAAACACGAAGCACAATACATTCCAAAAGAAAGTATATATGATAGCTTAACAGAAGGTGTCCAGTTTGTATTTAAAAACAAGATGATGCTAGGTGCCATGAGCTTAGACTTATTCTCCGTGTTTTTTGGCGGTGCCGTTGCGCTGCTCCCAGTATTTGCCAATGATATTTTGAAGGTAGGCTCAGAAGGATTAGGATTTATGCGCGCAGCGGCATCAAGTGGTGCCGTAATTACCATGCTTGCCATGGCACGTTTCTCTCCTATGAACAAACCATGGCGCAATTTATTAATTGCAGTTACTGGATTTGGGACCAGTATCATCTGCTATGGCCTTTCCAAAAGCTTTTACCTCACCTTATTTTTTCTGTTTATGGAAGGTGCATTTGATAGTGTAAGTGTAATTATACGCTCAACAATTATGCAATTGCTAACACCAGACCGTATGCGTGGCAGGGTCTCTGCGGTTAACAGTATGTTTATTGGTTCTTCAAACGAAATTGGTGCGTTTGAATCGGGCTTAACGGCAAAGCTGATGCGCACTGTTCCTGCCGTGGTATTTGGCGGTTGCATGACCATTGCAGTGGCAGGAATCACTTATTTAAAAACCAAGCAGTTTACAAAAGTGACCCTGCAGGACATGAACGAGCAGACTAATTAG
- a CDS encoding TonB-dependent receptor has protein sequence MKKLIIALSVLLAPALLNAQTKPKVKIARDTTTTLDEIIVKSTRATEKSATTYKNLNKQEIEVNNFGQDLPFLLNNTPGVVVTSDAGAGVGYTGIRIRGSDATRVNVTINGIPYNDSESQGSFWVNMPDFASSVDNIQIQRGVGTSTNGAGAFGGSINIQTTATSAQPYAELNNSFGSFNTWKNTVKIGTGLINDKFSFDGRLSRIKSDGFIDRAASDLKSFFLSGAYYGKTDLLRINVFSGTERTYQAWNGVPEAKLRGDVTGLNTHYNNNIDYLYYTQADRDNLFSADNRTYNQFTYKDQTDNYWQNHYQALYAKEFSEQFSFNAALHYTDGKGYFEELKPKAKFSAYGLPNPVINGSALTRTDLIRRRWLDNDFYGATYAFNYQPQTNLTFTLGGAYNEYKGKHFGQIIWSQVASTLNNADHYYDNKANKTDFNIYGKVNYSPVDKLSLFADLQYRKIDYSINGTEKNINLLAIKDNLDFFNPKIGSTYFINPSSNVYASLSVANKEPNRDDYINTEPGISPKKERLNNVETGYRFKNKAFNAGLNLYGMFYKDQLVVTGKINDVGEYYRQNVDKSYRIGAELDASYQISSKLAINANAALSKNKVKNFTEFFDDYDNGGQQTVNYSSTDISFSPNQVLFGEVVYKLFSNFAVALQSKYVSKQYMDNTQNEGRKLNAYWVNNARLGYDFSFKGVKNVNLGVLANNLLNKKYESNGYTYRFLSGGDVYTENFYFPQAGTNFLVSLNVKF, from the coding sequence TTGAAAAAATTAATCATTGCACTTTCAGTGCTGCTTGCGCCAGCCTTGCTGAACGCTCAAACTAAACCTAAGGTTAAAATAGCCCGGGACACTACCACAACACTTGACGAAATTATTGTAAAGTCTACCAGGGCTACTGAAAAATCTGCAACTACCTACAAAAATTTAAATAAGCAGGAAATTGAAGTTAACAATTTTGGACAGGATTTACCATTCTTGCTTAATAATACTCCTGGAGTTGTAGTTACATCAGATGCCGGTGCCGGAGTAGGTTATACCGGAATCCGGATTAGAGGAAGTGATGCAACACGTGTTAATGTAACCATTAATGGCATTCCGTATAACGATAGTGAAAGTCAGGGTTCGTTTTGGGTAAACATGCCTGATTTCGCATCATCTGTAGACAATATTCAAATCCAACGTGGGGTAGGAACTTCTACCAACGGTGCGGGTGCATTTGGGGGTAGCATTAATATACAGACTACTGCCACTTCTGCCCAACCATATGCAGAATTAAACAACTCATTTGGCTCGTTCAATACCTGGAAAAACACCGTTAAAATAGGAACGGGGCTAATTAATGATAAATTCAGTTTTGACGGCCGTCTGTCAAGAATTAAATCTGACGGATTTATAGACCGTGCCGCTTCAGATCTAAAATCATTTTTCCTTTCAGGTGCTTATTATGGAAAAACAGATCTGTTGCGAATCAATGTTTTTTCAGGAACTGAGCGAACTTACCAAGCCTGGAACGGTGTACCGGAAGCAAAATTAAGAGGTGATGTTACTGGGCTGAATACCCATTATAATAACAATATCGATTATCTCTACTATACTCAGGCAGACCGCGACAACCTCTTTAGTGCTGATAACAGAACTTATAACCAATTTACTTATAAAGATCAGACCGACAATTACTGGCAAAATCATTACCAGGCTTTGTATGCTAAAGAGTTTTCTGAACAATTTTCATTTAATGCAGCTCTGCACTATACCGACGGAAAAGGTTATTTTGAAGAGTTAAAACCAAAAGCAAAGTTCTCGGCTTACGGACTGCCAAATCCGGTAATTAATGGCTCTGCTTTAACAAGGACAGACCTGATACGCAGAAGGTGGCTGGATAATGATTTTTATGGCGCAACGTATGCTTTCAACTATCAGCCGCAAACCAACCTAACTTTTACACTTGGTGGTGCTTATAATGAATACAAAGGCAAGCATTTTGGTCAGATTATATGGTCTCAGGTTGCCTCTACATTAAATAATGCTGATCATTATTACGACAATAAGGCAAACAAAACTGACTTTAACATCTACGGAAAAGTAAATTACAGCCCTGTAGATAAGCTTAGCCTCTTTGCAGACCTCCAGTATAGAAAAATTGACTACAGCATCAACGGGACTGAAAAAAACATCAATTTATTAGCCATAAAAGACAATCTGGACTTCTTTAATCCTAAAATAGGATCTACTTATTTCATCAATCCTTCAAGCAATGTTTATGCTTCCTTAAGCGTGGCTAATAAAGAACCGAACAGGGACGATTATATCAATACTGAGCCGGGGATAAGTCCTAAAAAAGAACGTCTGAACAATGTTGAAACCGGCTACCGTTTTAAAAACAAAGCGTTTAATGCAGGTTTAAATTTATATGGAATGTTCTATAAAGATCAATTGGTAGTAACTGGAAAAATCAATGATGTAGGCGAGTACTATCGTCAAAATGTAGATAAAAGTTATAGAATTGGAGCAGAGCTCGATGCTTCTTATCAAATTAGCTCCAAACTAGCAATTAATGCTAACGCAGCGCTGAGCAAAAACAAGGTAAAAAACTTTACTGAGTTTTTCGATGATTACGACAATGGTGGTCAACAAACTGTTAATTACAGCAGTACTGATATCTCCTTTTCACCAAACCAGGTTCTTTTCGGAGAAGTGGTTTACAAACTGTTTAGCAACTTTGCTGTAGCGCTACAAAGCAAGTATGTAAGCAAGCAGTACATGGATAATACTCAAAATGAAGGTAGAAAGTTAAATGCCTATTGGGTTAACAATGCTCGCTTAGGTTATGACTTTAGCTTTAAAGGAGTTAAGAATGTTAACCTCGGTGTATTGGCTAATAATTTACTAAACAAGAAATATGAGAGCAATGGATATACTTATCGCTTCTTAAGTGGAGGCGATGTATATACAGAAAACTTTTATTTCCCGCAGGCGGGTACTAACTTTTTAGTATCATTGAACGTTAAATTTTAA
- the pyrH gene encoding UMP kinase: protein MKYKRILLKLSGESLMGEKQYGIDNERVKQYAEDIKAVHDQGLEIAIVIGGGNIFRGLSAEKSGMDRAQADYMGMLATVINSMALQDALEKVGLKTRLLTAIKMEQICEPFIRRRAVRHLEKGRVVIFGAGTGNPYFTTDSAAALRAIEIKADVVLKGTRVDGIYTADPEKDPSATRYEEITFKEVYEKGLNVMDMTAFTLCEENQVPIIVFDMNKHGNFMKIAQGENIGTLVKG, encoded by the coding sequence ATGAAATATAAAAGGATCCTACTGAAATTAAGCGGTGAATCGCTGATGGGCGAAAAGCAATATGGTATTGACAACGAACGCGTTAAACAATACGCTGAGGACATCAAAGCGGTACACGATCAGGGATTAGAAATAGCCATTGTAATAGGTGGTGGTAATATTTTTAGAGGATTGAGTGCGGAGAAATCTGGTATGGACCGTGCTCAGGCTGATTATATGGGCATGCTTGCTACTGTAATTAACAGTATGGCACTGCAGGATGCCCTTGAGAAAGTAGGCTTAAAAACCCGTTTGCTTACAGCTATAAAAATGGAACAGATTTGCGAACCTTTTATCCGTCGTCGTGCTGTACGTCACCTTGAAAAAGGGAGAGTGGTTATTTTTGGTGCAGGTACCGGTAATCCATATTTTACAACAGACTCGGCAGCAGCATTAAGGGCAATTGAAATTAAAGCTGATGTTGTACTTAAAGGAACACGTGTGGATGGTATTTATACTGCTGATCCTGAAAAAGATCCTTCTGCAACACGTTATGAAGAAATTACGTTTAAAGAGGTATATGAGAAAGGCTTAAATGTAATGGACATGACGGCTTTTACGCTTTGCGAGGAAAATCAGGTTCCTATTATTGTTTTTGACATGAATAAGCATGGTAATTTCATGAAGATTGCTCAGGGAGAAAACATCGGTACACTTGTTAAAGGCTGA
- the tsf gene encoding translation elongation factor Ts, giving the protein MSVQITAADVNKLRQQTGAGMMDCKKALVEANGDFEAAVDLLRKKGQKVSAARSGNATSEGLVSIHVSADGTNGKLVALACETEPVSKVEDFRNLAQAVLAAAVANNPASVEELSAITLEDGRTVAETITELTGKIGEKIVIQEYANVSGEKIVSYIHSNGKMGVLVVFEGANGVDITEAGKDVAMQIAAMNPVAVDKDGVDPATIEREIEIAKDVIRQEGKPEEMVEKIAAGKLNKFYKDSTLLNQEFVKDGSVDVRKFLDNTVKGLTVTSFKRVQLGS; this is encoded by the coding sequence ATGTCAGTACAAATTACTGCAGCAGATGTAAACAAATTACGCCAACAGACCGGTGCCGGTATGATGGATTGCAAAAAAGCATTAGTAGAAGCTAACGGCGATTTCGAAGCCGCAGTTGATTTATTGCGTAAAAAAGGTCAAAAAGTATCTGCCGCTCGTTCTGGTAATGCTACTTCTGAAGGTCTTGTATCAATCCATGTTTCAGCGGATGGTACAAATGGTAAATTAGTGGCTTTAGCTTGTGAAACTGAGCCAGTTTCTAAAGTTGAAGATTTCCGTAATCTAGCTCAGGCTGTTTTGGCAGCAGCAGTTGCCAACAATCCTGCATCTGTTGAAGAATTATCAGCAATTACTTTGGAAGATGGACGTACAGTTGCCGAAACGATTACTGAACTAACCGGTAAAATCGGAGAGAAAATCGTTATTCAGGAGTATGCAAATGTATCTGGTGAAAAAATCGTTTCTTATATCCACTCTAATGGTAAAATGGGCGTTTTAGTAGTATTTGAAGGTGCTAATGGCGTAGATATTACTGAAGCTGGTAAGGATGTTGCCATGCAGATTGCTGCAATGAACCCGGTTGCTGTTGATAAAGACGGTGTTGATCCTGCTACTATTGAACGCGAAATTGAAATTGCCAAAGATGTAATCCGTCAAGAAGGCAAACCAGAAGAAATGGTTGAAAAAATTGCTGCAGGGAAATTGAATAAATTCTACAAGGACAGTACTTTATTAAACCAGGAGTTTGTAAAAGACGGTTCAGTAGATGTTCGTAAATTCTTAGATAATACGGTTAAAGGTTTAACGGTTACTTCATTCAAACGTGTACAGTTAGGTTCTTAA
- a CDS encoding thiamine phosphate synthase has protein sequence MKKFIEKLHFITHDIKQHTHIEQAQIACEAGAKWIQYRCLTKSDEELLTDIHAIAEICDDWGATLIVTDHIHLKGQADIQGFHIEDMDADFEALRLQLGEEFTLGGSSNTVEGLIKLAAKGVDYAGFGPFSVTTTKPNNAPLLGIKGYEDGIALLKAENIELPILAVGGITEADIDALMETGIFGIAASSAINQAPDMSAAYLAFYNKVK, from the coding sequence ATGAAAAAGTTCATAGAAAAACTCCACTTTATTACACACGATATTAAACAGCATACACATATAGAACAGGCTCAAATTGCCTGTGAAGCTGGTGCAAAATGGATTCAGTATCGTTGTTTAACTAAAAGTGATGAAGAACTTTTAACTGATATTCATGCAATTGCTGAGATCTGCGACGACTGGGGTGCTACTTTGATTGTAACAGATCATATCCATTTAAAAGGCCAGGCAGATATACAGGGCTTTCACATTGAAGATATGGATGCTGATTTTGAAGCCTTAAGACTTCAACTTGGAGAAGAATTTACATTGGGTGGATCTTCCAATACCGTTGAAGGCTTAATTAAACTTGCAGCGAAGGGAGTAGATTATGCTGGCTTCGGTCCTTTTAGCGTAACTACCACAAAACCTAATAATGCCCCACTGTTGGGTATAAAAGGTTATGAGGATGGCATTGCCTTATTAAAAGCAGAAAATATAGAATTACCTATACTGGCGGTTGGCGGCATAACAGAAGCCGATATAGATGCCTTAATGGAGACTGGAATATTTGGAATAGCCGCTTCTTCGGCAATAAATCAGGCGCCAGATATGTCAGCGGCCTACCTCGCATTTTACAATAAAGTGAAATAG
- a CDS encoding AAA family ATPase yields the protein MLKKIAIVGPESTGKSTLTQQLARHYQTLWVAEYARYYCEHLTRDCTLQDEINMFHGQIALEDSIVAIAEKDFIFCDITVLTVKIFCDDVFGGTPQMVLDAVKSKKYDLYLLMDIDLPWQNDPLRGSAGRRGHFMEVWKKELEGLNANYRIISGIEDRLINAIETVDTFLQSH from the coding sequence ATGCTTAAGAAAATAGCCATTGTTGGACCAGAAAGTACAGGCAAATCAACCTTAACACAGCAACTTGCCAGACATTATCAAACTTTGTGGGTAGCGGAATATGCTCGATACTACTGTGAACATTTGACCCGAGATTGCACCCTACAGGATGAAATTAATATGTTTCATGGACAGATTGCACTGGAAGACTCAATAGTGGCCATTGCTGAAAAAGATTTTATCTTTTGTGACATCACCGTATTAACTGTAAAAATATTTTGTGATGATGTATTTGGAGGCACCCCTCAAATGGTATTGGATGCAGTTAAATCTAAAAAATATGACCTCTACTTATTGATGGATATTGATTTGCCATGGCAAAATGACCCATTACGTGGCTCGGCCGGTAGACGAGGTCATTTTATGGAGGTATGGAAAAAAGAATTGGAGGGTTTAAATGCAAATTATAGAATTATAAGCGGGATAGAAGACAGGCTGATTAATGCTATAGAAACTGTGGACACCTTTTTACAATCTCACTAA
- the rpsB gene encoding 30S ribosomal protein S2 produces MARTTYQDLLDAGVHFGHLTRKWNPKMAPYIFMERNGIHIIDLNKTLTKTEEAASAIKQIVKSGRKILFVATKKQAKEIVAEQAKKVNMPFVTERWLGGMLTNFQTVRKSIKKMSNIDKMTKDGTYSILSKKERLMIQRERIKLESLLGGIADLNRLPAAIFLIDVKKEHIAVSEALKLNIPTFAMVDTNSDPSNIDFPIPANDDATKSISLITDVIIKAIEEGLDERKREKDEETEKEAVAAKAAADAPEAAAPGERRRKVNADTEEGTSEA; encoded by the coding sequence ATGGCAAGAACAACATATCAAGACTTATTGGATGCAGGTGTACATTTTGGTCACCTTACCCGTAAATGGAACCCAAAAATGGCACCATACATTTTTATGGAGCGTAATGGGATTCACATTATAGATTTAAACAAAACTTTAACAAAAACTGAAGAAGCTGCTTCAGCAATCAAACAGATTGTAAAATCAGGTCGTAAGATCTTATTTGTAGCAACTAAGAAACAAGCTAAAGAAATTGTTGCTGAACAAGCGAAAAAAGTAAACATGCCTTTCGTAACTGAACGTTGGTTAGGTGGTATGTTAACTAACTTCCAAACTGTACGTAAGTCAATCAAAAAGATGTCTAACATCGATAAAATGACTAAAGATGGAACATATTCAATTCTTTCTAAGAAAGAGCGTTTGATGATCCAACGTGAGCGTATTAAATTAGAAAGTTTATTGGGTGGTATTGCGGATTTAAACCGTTTACCTGCTGCAATCTTTTTAATTGACGTTAAAAAAGAGCACATCGCTGTTAGCGAAGCGTTGAAATTAAACATTCCAACTTTTGCAATGGTTGATACCAACTCTGATCCATCTAACATCGATTTCCCTATTCCAGCGAATGACGATGCTACTAAATCTATCTCTTTAATTACCGATGTAATTATCAAAGCAATTGAAGAAGGTTTAGATGAGCGCAAACGTGAAAAAGACGAGGAAACTGAAAAAGAAGCTGTAGCTGCTAAAGCTGCTGCTGATGCACCTGAAGCTGCTGCTCCTGGTGAGAGAAGAAGAAAAGTTAATGCCGATACCGAAGAAGGTACCAGCGAAGCGTAA
- the rpsI gene encoding 30S ribosomal protein S9 — protein MSVTNTSGRRKTAVARIYMKEGNGTITVNSKDHKEYFPTLPLQYIVNQSFEVSELIGQYDVTVNVTGGGITGQAQAVRLAIAKAIVELDAEKKPALRAKGLMTRDMRMVERKKPGRKKARKKFQFSKR, from the coding sequence ATGTCAGTTACAAACACTTCAGGAAGAAGAAAAACTGCTGTTGCAAGAATCTACATGAAAGAAGGCAACGGTACTATTACTGTTAACAGTAAAGACCATAAAGAATATTTTCCAACGTTACCTTTACAATACATCGTTAACCAATCATTTGAAGTTTCAGAACTTATTGGTCAGTATGATGTAACTGTAAATGTTACTGGTGGTGGTATTACAGGACAAGCACAAGCTGTTCGTTTAGCTATAGCTAAAGCTATTGTTGAATTAGATGCTGAGAAAAAACCAGCATTACGTGCTAAAGGGTTAATGACCCGTGATATGCGCATGGTTGAACGTAAAAAACCAGGACGTAAGAAAGCTCGTAAAAAATTCCAATTCAGTAAACGTTAA
- a CDS encoding YtxH domain-containing protein, producing the protein MTKETKIVAGILAGAALGAAVALILSTDKGDDIKGSVTDWLCDLLDSSKDKISDLSDSVKETISKVRA; encoded by the coding sequence ATGACAAAAGAAACAAAGATAGTAGCAGGTATATTGGCAGGAGCAGCACTTGGCGCTGCAGTAGCACTTATTTTATCAACAGACAAAGGCGACGATATTAAAGGAAGCGTTACTGACTGGTTATGTGATCTTTTAGATTCTTCTAAAGATAAAATTTCTGACTTAAGTGACTCCGTTAAAGAGACCATATCCAAAGTTCGCGCCTAA